The following coding sequences lie in one Zingiber officinale cultivar Zhangliang chromosome 2B, Zo_v1.1, whole genome shotgun sequence genomic window:
- the LOC122049496 gene encoding protein TRACHEARY ELEMENT DIFFERENTIATION-RELATED 7A-like has product MANFPCRPFNPFCIPPPPGSRSPPPPPSLPPRRSPPPPSPIMIPPPPPPRRSPPPPSPIVTPPPPPPRRSPPPPPPIAIPPPPPPRRRPPPPSPAAVPPPPPPSRQPPPPPPKLPPTPIRPPPAPVAPLAPPPPNPSNNVVIVVVVSFGGLFFLAFLAAAILCFLKKKKKRKQKMAAKEELVEVEDHVHVHETVVPGPHGQQLAALVVDEDVVVRERSKRGEATAVAKASRGGPVDLSAGSSAGTSRPGPAG; this is encoded by the coding sequence ATGGCCaacttcccatgccgtccttttAATCCATTCTGTATTCCACCTCCTCCTGGCAGTCGTAGCCCCCCTCCACCTCCATCCCTGCCACCTCGCAGGAGCCCCCCGCCTCCCTCTCCAATTATGATCCCACCACCTCCACCACCACGTCGGAGTCCCCCTCCTCCCTCGCCAATTGTGACCCCGCCACCTCCGCCACCACGCCGAAGTCCCCCGCCTCCCCCTCCAATTGCGATCCCGCCTCCGCCGCCGCCTCGACGAAGGCCCCCACCGCCATCACCTGCAGCTGTACCCCCACCACCCCCGCCCTCAAGGCAGCCACCACCGCCACCTCCTAAACTGCCACCGACTCCTATCCGCCCGCCGCCAGCCCCAGTCGCACCACTGGCTCCGCCTCCGCCGAACCCAAGCAACAATGTCGTCATCGTGGTGGTCGTCTCCTTCGGCGGCCTCTTCTTCCTTGCATTCCTTGCGGCCGCCATACTCTGtttcttgaagaagaagaagaagaggaagcagaagaTGGCGGCGAAAGAAGAGTTGGTGGAGGTGGAGGATCATGTGCACGTGCATGAGACGGTGGTTCCGGGGCCGCATGGGCAGCAACTTGCCGCTCTCGTCGTCGATGAGGACGTCGTAGTCCGCGAGAGGTCGAAGAGGGGGGAGGCGACCGCGGTTGCTAAAGCTTCGCGCGGTGGGCCCGTGGACCTATCTGCGGGCTCCTCTGCCGGAACCAGTCGCCCCGGCCCGGCCGGTTAA